One Streptomyces sp. NBC_01142 genomic region harbors:
- a CDS encoding TniQ family protein, which yields MDLTGLLGPSRPLPVQVRPVGGESTGSFVRRLGRANGLNLASFLDRVGQGEASQDPEQVEKYPQYTEMKVNAEGRTYLSVLSGLDVGLLQWALPSLADDLLLPGTGLAVWQWPWEAEGGHLVPWCALCGYRRQVSERVWLMSADSWQVCGRHLRWTDDSRSTDPEAVSLSSLPACVAVHRDRLRLQGKFKSAGEELFADACQVMYQWWTYAPDTLVWVQRAWTAGLEARSARAVPLVVFPEAVKLAWLMLRFEQAGLRTPRDRGRWLVRVQRQADVWDVDFAAGKNALLQWLERHSRPAATGAEAATAGRRRLALAERHNRIAARAGSLQQRSCMPGA from the coding sequence ATGGACTTGACGGGGTTGCTTGGGCCGAGCCGTCCGCTGCCGGTGCAGGTGCGGCCGGTGGGCGGGGAGTCGACCGGTTCGTTCGTGCGGCGGCTGGGGCGGGCCAACGGCCTGAACCTGGCCTCGTTCCTCGACCGTGTCGGGCAGGGTGAGGCGTCCCAGGATCCGGAGCAGGTGGAGAAGTATCCGCAGTACACCGAGATGAAGGTGAACGCGGAGGGCCGGACCTATCTGTCGGTGCTGTCGGGCCTGGATGTGGGGCTGCTGCAGTGGGCGTTGCCGTCACTGGCGGATGACCTGCTGCTGCCCGGTACGGGGCTGGCGGTGTGGCAGTGGCCGTGGGAAGCAGAGGGCGGGCATCTGGTCCCGTGGTGCGCGTTGTGCGGGTACCGGCGGCAGGTCAGTGAGCGGGTGTGGTTGATGTCGGCGGACAGCTGGCAGGTGTGCGGCCGGCATCTGCGGTGGACGGATGACTCGCGCAGCACCGATCCGGAGGCCGTGTCGCTGTCCTCACTACCAGCGTGCGTGGCAGTGCACCGGGACAGGCTGCGTCTGCAGGGCAAGTTCAAGTCGGCCGGCGAGGAGTTGTTCGCCGATGCCTGTCAGGTCATGTACCAGTGGTGGACGTATGCGCCCGACACGCTGGTGTGGGTGCAGCGTGCCTGGACGGCAGGGCTGGAGGCCCGTTCGGCGCGTGCTGTCCCGCTGGTCGTCTTCCCCGAGGCGGTCAAGTTGGCCTGGCTGATGCTGCGATTCGAGCAGGCGGGGCTGCGCACGCCCCGGGACAGGGGCAGGTGGCTGGTTCGGGTGCAGCGTCAAGCGGACGTGTGGGATGTCGACTTCGCCGCGGGCAAGAACGCGCTGTTGCAGTGGCTGGAGCGCCACAGCCGTCCTGCCGCGACGGGTGCGGAAGCCGCCACGGCAGGGCGGCGCCGGCTCGCGCTGGCAGAGCGGCACAACCGGATCGCGGCCCGTGCGGGCTCACTTCAGCAGCGCTCGTGCATGCCTGGCGCATGA
- a CDS encoding TnsA-like heteromeric transposase endonuclease subunit, producing the protein MHDVRVCYLDKREQLVSAAPAALVGVALEERRPPSEPVAFHGRPGKLSDCWCATTGGHVVCGSLRRRRVALELDFDPEIAWIGGEPVELHWQGAQGRRRWRPDFVVRTVTGARQLVLVEPEKGGPQWREDLEVARQVAVAAGWQVSVRRVPEGVRLANLEWAADYRQAVPVAAAEREAVEEAFRRERPIGEGARDSGMPYAAALDLVYRLVWQRRLEIRWDQPLMPSATAWRAGGAA; encoded by the coding sequence ATGCATGACGTACGGGTGTGCTACCTGGATAAGCGTGAGCAGTTGGTGTCGGCGGCACCCGCTGCTCTGGTGGGGGTGGCGCTGGAGGAGCGGCGTCCGCCGAGCGAGCCGGTGGCCTTTCACGGTCGTCCCGGGAAGCTGTCCGACTGCTGGTGCGCCACGACCGGCGGGCATGTGGTGTGCGGTTCGCTGCGGCGCCGTCGGGTGGCGCTGGAGCTGGACTTCGATCCGGAGATCGCCTGGATCGGCGGGGAGCCGGTGGAGCTGCACTGGCAGGGCGCGCAGGGCAGACGGCGCTGGCGTCCGGATTTCGTGGTGCGCACGGTCACCGGGGCACGCCAACTCGTGCTGGTGGAGCCCGAGAAGGGCGGTCCGCAGTGGCGGGAGGATCTGGAGGTCGCACGTCAGGTCGCGGTGGCGGCCGGTTGGCAGGTGTCGGTGCGGCGGGTGCCGGAGGGGGTGCGCCTGGCCAATCTGGAGTGGGCGGCCGACTACCGCCAGGCGGTGCCGGTGGCGGCCGCGGAGCGGGAGGCGGTCGAGGAGGCCTTTCGCCGCGAACGCCCCATCGGTGAGGGGGCGCGGGACAGTGGCATGCCGTACGCCGCGGCGCTTGATCTGGTGTACCGGCTGGTGTGGCAGCGCCGTCTGGAGATCCGCTGGGACCAACCCCTGATGCCCAGTGCCACGGCCTGGCGTGCCGGTGGGGCGGCATGA
- a CDS encoding DEAD/DEAH box helicase — protein sequence MATLTLNGLKTPLRGHQDMAVDAIVTSFAEGTTRVTSTMATGTGKTHVGLHAVQETAPHGRALVLVPSQALLEQTAALWHREGRPGRYLGICSPDEALSRSLAKTMTVLNTPESLAEVAADIDGPLNVFCTYQSLYKVVQAHANYHLPDWDVVVADEAHHTAGRLDKAWGVVHDNDALPARHRLYMTATFRKFDRGSVANGGLDVEVASMDDQSLYGPVVYRLSMAEAIQQGLLADYRIAVITITDKELRRSLCGGVNSYSAEALRAAAAQIALLVAQQRYDLRRTLTFHPCIAAAEACAETLPQTAARMPGHNPSRLQINTVNSRQNSFVRYQNYAAFRTAPLSTHPADTQPRRAVLTNCRCCAEGIDIPAIDSLLFAHPKTSTIDIVQSVGRTLRQTPGDGKISTIIIPVYTAPGEDIGHATRRTRFHLIYQVLIELSVYDEHVFQRVEYLNGDGDPTEPELAAHPIRVDEILAVLGLNHVDAPNQVWEMGFGQAQHYHTEHGNLDVASRHMTSDRFYLGWWIGQQRSLRANRMLLPDRIKRLTALGMSWQHPPRSIEYKLDIARDYTAQHGHLAPRTNEHHAGIPLGRWVADRRREAHQRALPYCYHRALNDIYPWWAARWKEEWKRTYAKALKAARRGDLTFPDLSPDSDDSPLTRWLDDQIDRLGTLTETQHNLLGALPFDHPLALLLRRPRGASAWAFARGLRAARTFWRYHQHLNVPRNYSCTVDGYPLDLGRWIRERRHAPAQLTREQLDALQTLDMRWT from the coding sequence GTGGCAACCCTGACACTCAACGGACTCAAGACACCGCTGCGCGGTCACCAGGACATGGCCGTGGACGCCATCGTCACCAGCTTCGCCGAAGGCACCACCCGCGTCACCAGCACCATGGCCACCGGAACCGGCAAGACCCACGTAGGTCTCCACGCCGTACAAGAGACCGCGCCCCATGGCCGGGCTCTCGTCCTGGTCCCATCGCAGGCGCTGCTGGAACAGACCGCGGCCCTCTGGCACAGGGAAGGACGCCCCGGCCGCTACCTGGGCATCTGCTCGCCTGATGAGGCCCTCAGCCGTTCCCTGGCCAAGACGATGACGGTGCTCAACACGCCCGAGAGTCTCGCTGAGGTCGCCGCAGACATCGACGGCCCTCTCAACGTGTTCTGCACCTACCAGTCGCTGTACAAAGTCGTCCAGGCACACGCCAATTACCACCTGCCGGACTGGGACGTCGTCGTCGCCGACGAGGCTCACCACACCGCAGGCCGCCTCGACAAAGCCTGGGGAGTCGTCCACGACAACGATGCGCTGCCCGCCCGCCACCGCCTCTACATGACCGCCACGTTCCGCAAGTTCGACCGCGGAAGTGTTGCGAACGGGGGGCTCGACGTCGAAGTCGCCTCCATGGATGACCAGAGCTTGTACGGGCCTGTCGTCTACCGCCTCTCCATGGCCGAGGCCATCCAGCAAGGCCTGCTTGCCGACTACCGCATTGCCGTCATCACGATCACTGACAAAGAGCTACGCCGCAGCCTGTGCGGCGGCGTCAACAGCTACAGCGCCGAAGCACTGCGGGCCGCCGCCGCCCAGATCGCTCTCCTGGTGGCCCAGCAGCGCTATGACCTCAGGCGCACCCTCACCTTCCACCCCTGCATCGCTGCCGCCGAAGCCTGTGCCGAAACACTGCCGCAGACCGCCGCCCGCATGCCCGGCCATAACCCGTCGCGGCTCCAAATCAACACCGTCAACTCCAGACAGAACTCCTTCGTCCGCTACCAGAACTACGCCGCCTTTCGCACCGCCCCGCTCTCCACCCACCCCGCCGACACCCAGCCGCGCCGGGCAGTCCTGACCAACTGCCGCTGCTGCGCCGAAGGTATCGACATCCCCGCCATCGACTCCCTGCTGTTTGCCCACCCCAAGACCAGCACCATCGACATCGTCCAGTCCGTCGGCCGCACCCTCCGCCAGACCCCCGGCGACGGCAAGATCTCCACCATCATCATCCCCGTCTACACCGCACCGGGAGAGGACATCGGGCACGCCACCCGGCGCACCCGATTTCACCTGATCTATCAGGTCCTCATCGAACTCAGCGTCTATGACGAGCACGTCTTCCAGCGCGTTGAATACCTCAACGGGGACGGCGATCCCACCGAGCCCGAACTCGCAGCGCACCCCATCCGCGTCGATGAGATCCTCGCCGTCCTGGGCCTCAACCACGTCGATGCCCCCAACCAGGTCTGGGAGATGGGCTTCGGACAGGCCCAGCACTACCACACCGAACACGGCAACCTCGACGTCGCCAGCCGACACATGACCTCCGACCGCTTTTACCTGGGCTGGTGGATCGGCCAGCAGCGCTCCCTACGCGCCAACCGCATGCTCCTGCCCGACCGCATCAAACGCCTGACCGCCCTCGGCATGAGCTGGCAGCACCCGCCCCGCAGCATCGAATACAAACTCGACATCGCCCGCGACTACACCGCCCAGCACGGCCACCTCGCGCCCCGCACCAACGAACACCACGCAGGCATTCCCCTGGGCCGGTGGGTCGCCGACCGGCGCCGAGAAGCCCACCAACGCGCTCTCCCGTACTGCTACCACCGGGCCCTCAACGACATTTACCCCTGGTGGGCCGCCAGATGGAAAGAAGAGTGGAAACGCACCTACGCGAAGGCGCTCAAGGCCGCCCGACGCGGCGACCTCACCTTTCCCGACCTCAGCCCCGACAGCGACGATAGCCCCCTCACTCGCTGGCTCGACGACCAGATCGACCGTCTGGGCACCCTCACCGAAACCCAGCACAACCTGCTCGGCGCCCTCCCCTTCGACCACCCCCTCGCCCTCCTACTGCGCCGGCCTCGAGGCGCATCCGCCTGGGCCTTCGCCCGCGGCCTCCGCGCCGCCCGCACCTTCTGGCGCTATCACCAGCACCTCAACGTCCCCCGCAACTACTCGTGCACCGTCGACGGCTACCCCCTCGACCTGGGCCGCTGGATCAGAGAACGGCGCCACGCCCCTGCCCAGCTCACCCGCGAACAACTGGACGCTCTGCAAACCCTCGACATGCGATGGACCTGA
- a CDS encoding DEAD/DEAH box helicase family protein: MSAGLEQLIPSASYLEEAFLRWVLTPAAQRGIVAHVHSQHPVTVNERTYRLDYLIAGESLHLAVELDGFTFHSDRAAFTYDRLRQNDLAATGLTVLRFSYDAVRLDTARCVAQLQAMLRQDAVLSPLVIAAPHVEIPAMVGDPLRAADPPRGAQSPTDEAYFAGVRARVVREPLRACQDEALAALANYYASGGQHAATVMAVGAGKTALGVAAALSFTRRRALVVTPGSVIRGTFAKALDPGIPGNVLYGLAGGPLLPGAQPPATLVLDADDEQISQVSRQRLLATDVLVTNFHALGTGDKDGDLLAKLEPGDVDFIVVDEAHIAASASYQRLFAHFRDARTLLMSACFQRLDGKPIDADVVYRYRLVDSIADGSAKNLRVHRFAPDAATTVYEAVWPDGRREQITGRDALLAALGNERRIARITAQSDASIRQVMMVTRACLDAQAKLLAPVKPRALFAALGEAHARQVARIAEEHGIPCATLHHSMSPSSIKATRRRFESDSGDLQGIVQLRMLGQGYDFPPITVVVPVRPYGSFGEFYQFIGRGVRVLRHPGLAADQQYLDVVCHAELGLEDHLEAMCADNDMDPALLLDVPLIDTSTLEANFTDGHDLGEGDSDSALPGGVDAFVLYEQGRVEQRVVHDLDRVEARRAEREMQLMAQRYAVYAQNTATPMPFEQFVDYMRRLTGGQ; encoded by the coding sequence ATGAGTGCCGGGCTGGAGCAGCTGATCCCCTCGGCGTCCTACCTGGAAGAGGCCTTCCTGCGCTGGGTGCTCACTCCAGCCGCGCAGCGGGGCATCGTGGCGCATGTGCACAGCCAGCATCCGGTGACGGTCAACGAGCGCACCTACCGGCTGGACTATCTGATCGCAGGCGAGTCGCTGCACCTGGCCGTGGAGTTGGACGGCTTCACCTTCCACAGCGACCGTGCCGCCTTCACCTACGACCGGCTGCGGCAGAACGACCTGGCGGCAACGGGGCTGACGGTGCTGCGGTTTTCCTACGACGCGGTGCGCCTGGACACCGCACGCTGCGTCGCCCAGTTGCAGGCGATGCTGCGCCAGGATGCCGTGCTCTCGCCCCTGGTCATCGCCGCGCCACACGTCGAGATCCCGGCGATGGTGGGCGATCCCCTGCGGGCGGCCGATCCGCCTCGGGGTGCCCAATCGCCGACCGATGAGGCCTACTTCGCCGGTGTGCGCGCTCGGGTTGTCCGGGAGCCGTTGCGGGCCTGCCAGGACGAGGCCTTGGCCGCGCTGGCCAACTACTACGCCTCCGGCGGCCAGCATGCGGCCACGGTGATGGCGGTCGGGGCCGGCAAGACCGCACTGGGGGTGGCGGCCGCGTTGTCGTTCACCAGGCGGCGGGCGCTGGTGGTGACGCCGGGTTCGGTCATCCGCGGCACCTTCGCCAAGGCCCTCGATCCCGGAATTCCCGGCAACGTCCTGTACGGGCTGGCGGGCGGCCCCCTGCTGCCGGGTGCCCAGCCGCCGGCCACACTGGTGCTGGACGCGGACGACGAGCAGATCAGCCAGGTGAGTCGGCAGCGGCTGCTGGCTACGGACGTGCTGGTCACCAACTTCCACGCGCTGGGCACCGGCGACAAGGACGGGGACCTGCTGGCCAAGCTGGAGCCGGGCGATGTCGACTTCATCGTCGTTGATGAGGCACACATCGCGGCCAGCGCCTCCTACCAGCGGCTGTTCGCCCACTTCCGGGATGCACGCACGCTGTTGATGTCGGCGTGCTTCCAGCGCCTGGACGGCAAGCCGATCGACGCCGATGTCGTCTACCGCTACCGGCTGGTCGACTCCATCGCGGACGGCTCGGCGAAGAACCTGCGCGTGCACCGGTTCGCCCCGGACGCGGCGACGACGGTGTACGAGGCGGTGTGGCCCGACGGACGACGCGAGCAGATCACCGGCCGCGATGCGCTGCTGGCCGCGTTGGGCAACGAGCGGAGGATAGCCCGCATCACCGCGCAGTCCGACGCCTCGATCCGGCAGGTGATGATGGTGACGCGGGCCTGTCTGGACGCCCAGGCCAAGCTGCTGGCCCCGGTCAAACCCCGGGCGCTGTTCGCGGCGTTGGGTGAGGCCCACGCCCGCCAGGTCGCCCGGATCGCCGAAGAGCACGGCATTCCCTGCGCCACGCTGCACCACAGCATGTCGCCTTCGTCGATCAAAGCCACCCGGCGGCGCTTCGAGTCGGACTCGGGTGATCTGCAGGGCATCGTGCAACTGCGGATGCTTGGCCAGGGCTACGACTTCCCGCCCATCACCGTCGTCGTGCCGGTGCGCCCCTACGGCAGCTTCGGCGAGTTCTACCAATTCATCGGTCGCGGCGTGCGGGTGTTGCGCCACCCCGGTCTGGCAGCCGATCAGCAGTACCTGGACGTGGTCTGCCATGCCGAACTCGGCCTCGAGGACCATCTGGAGGCCATGTGCGCGGACAACGACATGGATCCCGCGCTGCTGCTCGACGTCCCCCTGATCGACACCAGCACGCTGGAGGCGAACTTCACGGACGGTCACGACCTCGGTGAAGGGGACTCTGACAGTGCGCTCCCGGGCGGAGTTGACGCGTTCGTGCTGTACGAGCAGGGGCGTGTCGAGCAGCGGGTCGTGCATGACCTGGACCGGGTGGAGGCCCGGCGGGCGGAGCGGGAGATGCAGCTGATGGCCCAGCGCTACGCCGTCTACGCACAAAACACCGCGACTCCGATGCCGTTTGAGCAGTTCGTCGACTACATGCGGAGGCTGACCGGTGGCCAGTGA
- a CDS encoding transposase, which translates to MVAFQGSNVVLLAEDTSTPVEVLYTAMVSAPGFAVVDGDNSPVASAPMPALDDPPSKAQRKQAKRWHRHMKELDTGLLPGSSQARPGYEPGETTLAERYACKSRELAAAGIEISAKTLESMRLKWKRAGENPLVLIERRPREVGHRTDPRVIEIMREVVMGHGRGSGVDIQTIWEEVLDVVQDRFKTELEDPREAQRLLLKRATFYRRMEDTGLAEYLSAPTRRRAQQASKPPPPYRPSHARRPGEVVQIDTSPLKVKAIGDDAQVISAELTSAIDVASRSNCAVMVVPVVTGEGSPGKRIGGRATRAYDLVLLLAQCFAPLAWRPHWDPLALAANSALPFEDLRDADERFARAVAARPVIHPRTVIIDQGSPYLSEHFKYVCDMLDITIEYARKDTPTDKPLKERFFRTLGSRFSQHVVGWTGKGFAHRGLGIDKGPLYPINTLQDLAEQWVALDYQQRPHKGLRSPFTPGLVLSPNEMYAQLMPMTGYRPRPITAAEARELLIPAWVKISDKGIEIENRTYQSSDRRMRLLIDQRSGINEHRDRFKARYNPYHPEVAYLFDHLYSQEWIDLEFIYRGLLEDGWTQDLWERATAAVVDNEGRKDDQLAIVKAMQALRRSLRQGPSKAQRNAPKIPFQGLKVDAEPEPVVDPYAGVSIDIEAVTAYPTLPIAGRETHRPPVPNDTDAS; encoded by the coding sequence GTGGTGGCGTTTCAGGGGTCGAACGTGGTGCTCCTGGCCGAGGACACGTCCACGCCGGTGGAGGTGCTGTACACGGCCATGGTCTCCGCGCCGGGCTTCGCCGTCGTGGATGGTGACAACTCCCCCGTTGCGTCGGCCCCGATGCCCGCCTTGGATGATCCGCCGTCCAAGGCCCAGCGCAAGCAGGCCAAGCGGTGGCATCGGCACATGAAGGAGCTCGACACCGGCCTGCTGCCGGGCAGCAGCCAGGCCCGGCCCGGATACGAGCCTGGAGAGACGACGCTGGCTGAGCGTTATGCCTGCAAGTCACGGGAGTTGGCGGCCGCGGGCATTGAGATCAGCGCCAAGACGCTGGAGTCGATGCGGCTGAAGTGGAAACGGGCGGGCGAGAATCCGCTGGTTCTGATCGAGCGGCGCCCCCGCGAGGTCGGGCATCGCACGGACCCCCGGGTCATCGAGATCATGCGGGAAGTGGTGATGGGCCACGGCCGCGGCTCAGGGGTGGACATCCAGACCATCTGGGAGGAGGTGCTGGATGTCGTCCAGGACCGCTTCAAGACGGAACTGGAGGATCCGCGGGAGGCGCAGCGGCTGCTGCTGAAGCGGGCCACGTTCTACCGGCGGATGGAGGACACCGGGCTCGCCGAGTATCTGTCCGCCCCCACGCGGCGGCGCGCGCAGCAGGCGAGCAAGCCGCCTCCCCCGTATCGGCCTTCCCACGCGCGGCGGCCGGGCGAGGTGGTGCAGATCGACACGTCGCCGCTGAAGGTGAAGGCGATCGGGGACGACGCCCAGGTGATCTCGGCCGAGCTGACCTCGGCGATCGATGTGGCGTCCCGGTCCAACTGCGCGGTGATGGTCGTCCCGGTGGTCACCGGGGAGGGTTCGCCGGGCAAGCGGATCGGGGGCCGGGCGACCAGGGCGTACGACCTGGTGCTGCTGCTGGCCCAGTGCTTCGCCCCGCTTGCCTGGCGTCCGCACTGGGATCCGCTGGCGCTGGCCGCCAACTCGGCGCTGCCGTTTGAGGATCTGCGGGACGCGGATGAGCGGTTCGCGCGCGCGGTGGCGGCGCGTCCGGTCATCCATCCCCGTACGGTGATCATCGACCAGGGCAGCCCCTACCTGAGTGAGCATTTCAAGTACGTGTGCGACATGCTCGACATCACCATCGAGTACGCGCGCAAGGACACCCCGACCGACAAGCCGCTCAAGGAGCGGTTCTTCCGCACCCTGGGCAGCCGGTTCAGCCAGCACGTGGTGGGCTGGACCGGCAAGGGTTTCGCTCACCGAGGGCTGGGGATCGACAAGGGGCCCCTGTATCCGATCAACACGCTGCAGGACCTGGCCGAGCAGTGGGTCGCCCTCGACTACCAGCAGCGACCGCACAAAGGGTTGCGCAGTCCGTTCACCCCGGGCCTGGTCTTGTCGCCGAACGAGATGTACGCGCAGTTGATGCCCATGACGGGCTACCGGCCGCGGCCGATCACCGCAGCCGAGGCACGCGAACTGCTGATCCCGGCCTGGGTGAAGATCAGCGACAAGGGCATCGAGATCGAGAACCGCACCTATCAGAGTTCGGACCGGCGAATGCGGCTGCTGATCGACCAGCGGTCCGGGATCAACGAGCACCGTGACCGGTTCAAAGCCCGCTACAACCCCTACCACCCCGAAGTGGCCTACCTCTTCGACCATCTGTACTCGCAGGAGTGGATTGACTTGGAGTTCATCTACCGAGGGCTGCTCGAGGACGGGTGGACGCAGGACCTATGGGAGCGGGCCACCGCGGCGGTCGTGGACAACGAAGGCCGCAAGGACGACCAGTTGGCCATCGTCAAGGCGATGCAGGCGCTGCGCCGTTCACTACGCCAGGGCCCCAGCAAGGCGCAGAGGAACGCCCCCAAGATCCCGTTCCAGGGACTGAAGGTGGACGCAGAGCCCGAGCCGGTGGTGGACCCGTACGCGGGAGTGTCCATCGACATTGAGGCGGTCACCGCCTACCCGACCCTGCCCATCGCCGGCCGGGAGACCCACCGGCCACCGGTACCAAACGACACAGACGCTTCGTGA
- a CDS encoding AAA family ATPase, whose translation MATSTAARAERERQILDHARAAPMAPRWIFALQGWNAYVHEMVERPDLADSAPLGTPVTSDDPRLRYHGHLLLVPNPAFDAALLKAHRLLLVNRNRREGLMDRVIDGPPGTGKTFLLRAIGREFQTSIEEVHDDRIPVVHIMAPQDADNIVNWVWAIAEFLGLAPAPLTEDEVRQPRRPPDLSQSVWHILERRWTQLLLVDGMQRVHPDQLVPVLHYFDHLREELGITTVFCGTGAREIVRAARVKADGLSEAHQGLSLRAPVITGEDGKKHKVLPQADPSRLPVTWLDPIPLCDGDQETWPSVLRGFEEALCLHQLSPHALVGEAKYLHLRTGGYLRLLSQLICQAAITAIEDGIEDITLELLKDIDVGG comes from the coding sequence GTGGCAACCTCCACCGCCGCACGCGCCGAGCGGGAACGACAGATCCTGGACCATGCACGGGCCGCACCGATGGCGCCACGCTGGATCTTCGCCCTGCAGGGCTGGAACGCCTACGTCCACGAGATGGTCGAGCGTCCCGACCTTGCGGACTCCGCCCCGCTCGGCACCCCGGTCACCTCCGACGACCCCCGCCTGCGCTACCACGGACATCTGCTACTGGTCCCCAATCCCGCCTTCGATGCAGCTCTGTTGAAGGCGCACCGGCTGCTGCTGGTCAACCGCAACCGGCGCGAGGGGCTGATGGACCGGGTGATCGACGGGCCCCCCGGCACCGGCAAGACCTTCCTACTGCGGGCCATCGGCCGGGAGTTCCAGACCAGTATCGAGGAAGTGCACGACGACCGGATCCCCGTCGTGCACATCATGGCCCCGCAGGATGCGGACAACATCGTGAACTGGGTATGGGCGATCGCCGAGTTCCTGGGACTGGCTCCGGCGCCGCTGACCGAGGACGAGGTGCGTCAGCCCAGGCGCCCGCCCGATCTCTCCCAGTCCGTGTGGCACATCCTGGAGCGGCGCTGGACCCAACTGCTGCTCGTAGACGGTATGCAGCGGGTGCACCCGGATCAACTCGTCCCGGTACTGCACTACTTCGACCACCTGCGCGAGGAGCTCGGCATCACGACCGTCTTCTGCGGCACCGGTGCCCGCGAGATCGTGCGGGCGGCCCGCGTGAAGGCGGACGGACTCAGCGAGGCGCACCAGGGCCTGAGCCTGCGGGCGCCGGTCATTACCGGCGAAGACGGCAAGAAGCACAAGGTGCTCCCTCAGGCGGATCCCAGCCGGCTACCGGTGACCTGGCTCGACCCCATCCCGCTGTGCGACGGCGACCAGGAGACCTGGCCCAGCGTCCTGCGCGGCTTCGAAGAGGCCCTCTGTCTGCATCAGCTCTCTCCCCATGCACTAGTTGGTGAAGCCAAGTACCTACACCTCCGCACCGGCGGCTATCTCAGATTGCTGTCCCAGCTCATCTGCCAAGCAGCCATCACGGCCATCGAAGACGGCATCGAAGACATCACCCTGGAGCTGCTGAAAGACATCGACGTCGGCGGCTGA